The proteins below come from a single Juglans regia cultivar Chandler chromosome 12, Walnut 2.0, whole genome shotgun sequence genomic window:
- the LOC109005017 gene encoding cyclin-L1-1-like, whose amino-acid sequence MIYTAMDNFYLTDEQLKDSPSRKDGIDEATETTLRIYGCDLVQESGILLKLPQAVMATGQVLFHRFYCKKSFGRFNVKKVAASCVWLASKLEESPRKARQVLIVFHRMECRRENLPIEHLEVGSQKYHVLKTDLSRTERHILKEMGFICHVEHPHKFISNYLATLETPPELRQEAWNLANDSLRSTLCVRFKSEVVACGVIYAAARRFHVPLPENPPWWKAFDADKSGIDEVCKVLAHLYSLPKAQYIPVCKDGDSFTFSNKSKDSQSQPIPKEVLQTSPTANTKPASAAVNLESVGSKDVLVRAAIDKLKESKKSEDEPKNMPVEGDAREEPMLKSNPEHRAEASRERNKERDRDRDREREREREDRIKVRDRDRGRDSDRERDREESDRDKDKVKDRSHRSKDRGKDSGGHSGKSRHHSSRDRDYHSSSYSSREKDRHRHHSYA is encoded by the exons ATGATTTACACAGCGATGGACAATTTCTACTTAACTGATGAGCAACTAAAGGACTCGCCTTCTAGGAAAGACGGTATAGATGAAGCGACAGAAACTACTCTGCGAATCTATGGTTGTGATCTCGTCCAAGAAAGTGGCATCTTGCTTAAACT GCCTCAAGCTGTAATGGCCACTGGCCAGGTTCTATTCCATCGTTTCTATTGCAAGAAATCATTCGGCCGCTTCAATGTGAAG AAAGTTGCTGCAAGCTGTGTGTGGCTTGCGTCAAAGTTGGAGGAAAGCCCGAGGAAAGCAAGACAAGTGCTTATTGTTTTCCATAGAATGGAATGTAGGAGGGAGAACTTACCCATAGAGCATTTGGAGGTTGGATCGCAG AAATATCATGTCCTCAAGACTGATCTGAGCCGAACAGAAAGGCATATATTGAAAGAGATGGGATTCATTTGTCATGTTGAACATCCTCATAAATTCATATCCAACTACCTTGCCACCCTTGAAACACCTCCAGAACTGAGGCAAGAAGCTTGGAATCTAGCAAATGATAG TTTGCGTTCAACTTTGTGTGTTCGGTTTAAGAGCGAGGTTGTGGCTTGCGGGGTTATCTATGCTGCTGCTCGTCGCTTCCATGTACCCCTTCCCGAGAATCCTCCATGGTGGAAGGCATTTGATGCAGACAAGTCTGGGATTGATGAAGTTTGTAAGGTTTTGGCTCACCTTTACAGCCTTCCTAAGGCACAGTACATTCCAGTCTGCAAGGATGGAGACTCGTTCACATTTTCTAACAAGTCAAAGGATTCACAGTCTCAGCCCATTCCTAAG GAAGTTCTGCAGACTAGCCCTACAGCTAATACCAAGCCAGCTTCAGCAGCAGTTAACCTTGAATCTGTTGGATCCAAGGATGTACTGGTAAGAGCAGCCATTGACAAGCTGAAGGAGTCTAAGAAAAGTGAGGATGAGCCAAAGAATATGCCTGTTGAGGGAGATGCAAGAGAAGAGCCCATGCTAAAATCCAATCCCGAGCACAGAGCAGAGGCAAGTAGGGAACGGAACAAGGAGAGGGACAGGGACagggacagagagagagagagggagagggaggacaGAATAAAGGTCCGTGATCGTGATAGGGGCAGAGATTCTGACCGGGAACGTGACCGAGAGGAAAGTGACAGGGACAAAGACAAAGTCAAGGACCGCAGTCATCGATCCAAGGATAGAGGAAAGGACTCAG GGGGGCATTCGGGGAAGTCGAGACATCACTCATCACGAG
- the LOC109005016 gene encoding probable leucine-rich repeat receptor-like protein kinase At2g33170 isoform X1, translated as MPGAIKMSGHSNSRSIRGLRFVGSLFVTAVLFCIAEGLNLEGLHLLVLKNSLHDELNLLGNWNPSDQTPCGWVGVSCTPDNDPVVNMLHLNSKNLSKTLSPSIGGLVHLTVLNISDNGFTGDIPREIGNCSMLEYLYLNNNHFEGQLPAELGLLSNLKKLNVCNNKLSGPIPEEIGNLSLLVDLVAYTNNLTGQLPRSIGNLKHLTSLRAGQNAISGSIPAEISGCVSLKLLGLTQNKIGGEIPKEIGMLGKLKDLILQSNQLSGFIPKELGNCTRLVTLALYENALVGSIPKEIGNLKSLRMLYLYRNKLNGTIPREIGNLSLALEIDFSENYLTGEIPSEFSKITNLSLLYLFQNQLKGVIPNELSSLRNLTKVDLSINNLTGSIPTGFQYLTNMTQLQLFDNSLTGSIPQGLGLYSRLWVVDFSKNQLTGRIPPHLCRHSYLMLLNLESNKLYGNIPTGIINCQSLVQLRLVRNRLTGSFPSDLCKLANLSAVELDQNGFSGLIPPAVGNCKKLQRLHIANNYFTSELPKEIGNLSRLVTFNISSNLLVGRIPPEIVNCKMLQRLDLSNNSFIDALPNELGILSQLEILRLSENHFSGDIPLALGNLSRLTELQMGGNSFSGEIPPELGSLSSLQIALDLSNNNLTGRIPAELGNLSLLIYLFLNNNQLSGEIPDTFKNLSSLLGCNFSYNNLAGPLPSGSLFSNMAISSFIGNKGLCGGLLVDCGELLSSPSVPSLESVDAPRGKIITATAAAVGGISLILIVILLYFMRRPAETHPSLQDKDIPFPDSDIYFPPKEGFTFQDLVEATENFHDSYAVGKGACGTVYKAVMHSGQIIAVKKLASNREGNNIENSFRAEILTLGKIRHRNIVKLYGFCRHHGSNLLLYEYMARGSLGEMLHGAYCSLEWPTRFTIALGAAEGLSYLHHDCKPRIIHRDIKSNNILIDDSFEAHVGDFGLAKVVDMPQSKSMSAVAGSYGYIAPEYAYTMKVTEKCDVYSYGVVLLELLTGKTPVQPLDQGGDLVSWVRKYIRDHSLISEILDPRLNLEDKSTVAHMLTVLKIALMCTSMTPLDRPSMREVVLMLIESNEYFHRQQK; from the exons ATGCCGGGTGCTATTAAAATGTCAGGGCATTCCAATTCAAGAAGCATTCGGGGATTGAGGTTTGTGGGGTCCTTGTTTGTTACTGCCGTACTTTTTTGTATTGCAGAGGGGTTAAATCTGGAGGGGCTGCACCTTCTAGTGCTGAAAAATAGTCTTCATGATGAACTTAACCTTTTGGGAAATTGGAATCCCTCTGATCAAACACCATGTGGATGGGTTGGTGTGAGTTGCACTCCCGACAATGATCCTGTTGTCAACATGCTTCACTTGAATTCAAAGAACCTTTCTAAAACCCTGAGCCCTAGCATTGGTGGTTTGGTCCATCTAACTGTGCTTAATATTTCTGATAATGGGTTCACTGGAGATATACCTAGGGAGATTGGAAACTGTTCCATGTTGGAATACCtctatttgaataataatcattttGAGGGGCAACTTCCTGCTGAGTTGGGTTTGCTgtctaatttgaaaaaattgaatgtaTGCAACAATAAACTATCCGGCCCTATTCCGGAGGAGATTGGAAACTTGTCTTTATTGGTTGATTTGGTGGCATACACCAACAATCTCACAGGCCAATTGCCTCGTTCTATTGGGAATCTTAAGCATCTAACTTCACTTAGAGCTGGGCAAAATGCTATTTCTGGTAGCATACCAGCTGAAATAAGTGGATGCGTGAGCTTAAAATTACTTGGCCTTACCCAAAATAAGATAGGAGGGGAAATACCAAAAGAAATTGGGATGCTCGGGAAGTTGAAAGATCTGATTCTACAGTCTAATCAGCTTTCAGGGTTTATCCCAAAAGAACTTGGGAACTGTACAAGGCTTGTTACCCTTGCTTTGTATGAGAATGCTCTTGTGGGATCTATACCTAAGGAGATTGGGAACCTCAAATCTTTGAGGATGTTGTACCTCTATAGAAATAAGCTGAATGGAACAATTCCAAGGGAGATTGGGAATCTTTCTCTGGCATTAGAAATTGATTTCTCGGAAAACTATTTGACCGGTGAGATTCCCTCTGAGTTCAGTAAGATCACAAACCTAAGTTTACTATACCTTTTCCAGAACCAGCTTAAGGGTGTTATACCAAATGAGCTCAGTAGCTTGAGGAACTTGACAAAAGTTGACCTCTCAATCAATAACCTCACAGGTTCTATTCCAACTGGGTTTCAGTATTTGACTAACATGACCCAGTTACAGCTTTTTGACAACTCTCTTACTGGTAGCATTCCCCAAGGGCTTGGTCTTTACAGCCGACTTTGGGTGGTTGATTTCTCTAAGAACCAACTAACAGGAAGGATACCTCCTCATCTTTGCCGGCATTCTTACCTGATGTTGTTGAATCTGGAGTCCAATAAACTATATGGAAATATCCCTACTGGGATCATCAATTGCCAATCTTTGGTGCAACTTCGTCTGGTCAGAAACAGACTTACTGGGAGCTTTCCATCGGACTTGTGCAAATTAGCGAACCTTTCAGCTGTTGAATTGGATCAAAACGGGTTCAGTGGTCTAATTCCCCCAGCTGTTGGGAACTGCAAAAAGTTGCAGAGGCTTCATATTGCCAACAATTACTTTACATCAGAGTTGCCTAAGGAAATAGGAAATCTGTCTCGATTGGTGACTTTTAATATTTCCTCGAACTTGCTTGTGGGAAGGATTCCGCCTGAAATTGTTAATTGCAAGATGCTTCAACGGCTTGATCTCAGCAACAATAGTTTTATAGATGCATTACCAAATGAGCTTGGAATCCTTTCGCAGTTGGAGATTCTCAGATTATCTGAAAACCATTTCTCCGGAGATATACCTTTGGCATTGGGAAACCTCTCCCGTTTGACAGAGTTGCAGATGGGTGGAAACTCATTTTCTGGCGAAATACCTCCTGAGTTGGGCTCCCTTTCAAGCTTGCAGATTGCATTGGATCTCAGTAATAACAATCTCACTGGGAGAATACCAGCAGAGCTTGGCAATCTTAGTTTACTGATATACCTATTCCTCAATAATAATCAATTGAGTGGTGAAATTCCAGACACATTTAAAAATCTGTCTAGTTTATTGGGTTGCAATTTCTCATACAATAACCTTGCTGGACCTTTACCTTCTGGATCACTGTTTAGTAACATGGCCATCAGCAGCTTCATTGGGAACAAAGGGCTTTGTGGCGGCCTTCTTGTAGATTGCGGTGAACTTCTATCCTCACCGTCTGTTCCATCTCTGGAAAGTGTTGATGCTCCTCGGGGTAAAATTATTACAGCAACCGCAGCTGCTGTGGGTGGCATTTCTCTCATTCTAATTGTAATTCTTTTGTATTTCATGAGACGTCCAGCTGAGACGCATCCTTCCTTGCAAGATAAGGACATTCCATTTCCAGATTCAGACATCTATTTCCCTCCAAAAGAGGGGTTCACCTTCCAAGATCTGGTTGAGGCCACAGAAAATTTCCATGACAGTTATGCTGTTGGAAAGGGAGCTTGTGGAACAGTTTATAAAGCAGTTATGCATTCTGGACAGATTATTGCTGTTAAGAAACTAGCATCTAACAGGGAGGGGAACAACATTGAGAACAGTTTTCGGGCTGAGATTTTAACTCTTGGAAAGATTAGGCATCGTAACATTGTAAAGCTATACGGTTTCTGCCGTCATCATGGTTCCAATCTGCTTCTATATGAGTACATGGCTAGGGGCAGCTTGGGTGAAATGCTTCATGGGGCCTATTGTAGTTTGGAATGGCCAACTCGGTTCACAATCGCTCTTGGAGCAGCTGAAGGTCTTTCTTATTTGCATCACGATTGCAAACCAAGGATTATTCACCGTGATATAAAGtccaataatattctaattgaTGATAGCTTCGAAGCCCATGTTGGTGACTTCGGTTTGGCTAAAGTAGTTGACATGCCTCAATCTAAATCAATGTCTGCAGTTGCAGGATCATATGGGTACATTGCACCAG AATATGCATACACTATGAAGGTTACAGAAAAATGTGACGTCTATAGCTATGGGGTTGTTCTATTGGAGTTGCTGACAGGGAAAACCCCTGTACAGCCACTAGATCAAGGGGGTGATCTTGTCTCGTGGGTGAGAAAGTACATTCGGGATCATTCATTGATATCTGAGATACTTGACCCCAGATTGAACCTTGAAGACAAGAGTACAGTCGCTCACATGCTTACTGTCTTAAAAATTGCTTTGATGTGCACGAGTATGACTCCTTTGGACCGACCATCAATGCGAGAAGTCGTCTTGATGCTTATAGAGTCTAATGA GTATTTTCACAGACAGCAAAAATGA
- the LOC109005016 gene encoding probable leucine-rich repeat receptor-like protein kinase At2g33170 isoform X2, producing the protein MPGAIKMSGHSNSRSIRGLRFVGSLFVTAVLFCIAEGLNLEGLHLLVLKNSLHDELNLLGNWNPSDQTPCGWVGVSCTPDNDPVVNMLHLNSKNLSKTLSPSIGGLVHLTVLNISDNGFTGDIPREIGNCSMLEYLYLNNNHFEGQLPAELGLLSNLKKLNVCNNKLSGPIPEEIGNLSLLVDLVAYTNNLTGQLPRSIGNLKHLTSLRAGQNAISGSIPAEISGCVSLKLLGLTQNKIGGEIPKEIGMLGKLKDLILQSNQLSGFIPKELGNCTRLVTLALYENALVGSIPKEIGNLKSLRMLYLYRNKLNGTIPREIGNLSLALEIDFSENYLTGEIPSEFSKITNLSLLYLFQNQLKGVIPNELSSLRNLTKVDLSINNLTGSIPTGFQYLTNMTQLQLFDNSLTGSIPQGLGLYSRLWVVDFSKNQLTGRIPPHLCRHSYLMLLNLESNKLYGNIPTGIINCQSLVQLRLVRNRLTGSFPSDLCKLANLSAVELDQNGFSGLIPPAVGNCKKLQRLHIANNYFTSELPKEIGNLSRLVTFNISSNLLVGRIPPEIVNCKMLQRLDLSNNSFIDALPNELGILSQLEILRLSENHFSGDIPLALGNLSRLTELQMGGNSFSGEIPPELGSLSSLQIALDLSNNNLTGRIPAELGNLSLLIYLFLNNNQLSGEIPDTFKNLSSLLGCNFSYNNLAGPLPSGSLFSNMAISSFIGNKGLCGGLLVDCGELLSSPSVPSLESVDAPRGKIITATAAAVGGISLILIVILLYFMRRPAETHPSLQDKDIPFPDSDIYFPPKEGFTFQDLVEATENFHDSYAVGKGACGTVYKAVMHSGQIIAVKKLASNREGNNIENSFRAEILTLGKIRHRNIVKLYGFCRHHGSNLLLYEYMARGSLGEMLHGAYCSLEWPTRFTIALGAAEGLSYLHHDCKPRIIHRDIKSNNILIDDSFEAHVGDFGLAKVVDMPQSKSMSAVAGSYGYIAPEYAYTMKVTEKCDVYSYGVVLLELLTGKTPVQPLDQGGDLVSWVRKYIRDHSLISEILDPRLNLEDKSTVAHMLTVLKIALMCTSMTPLDRPSMREVVLMLIESNE; encoded by the exons ATGCCGGGTGCTATTAAAATGTCAGGGCATTCCAATTCAAGAAGCATTCGGGGATTGAGGTTTGTGGGGTCCTTGTTTGTTACTGCCGTACTTTTTTGTATTGCAGAGGGGTTAAATCTGGAGGGGCTGCACCTTCTAGTGCTGAAAAATAGTCTTCATGATGAACTTAACCTTTTGGGAAATTGGAATCCCTCTGATCAAACACCATGTGGATGGGTTGGTGTGAGTTGCACTCCCGACAATGATCCTGTTGTCAACATGCTTCACTTGAATTCAAAGAACCTTTCTAAAACCCTGAGCCCTAGCATTGGTGGTTTGGTCCATCTAACTGTGCTTAATATTTCTGATAATGGGTTCACTGGAGATATACCTAGGGAGATTGGAAACTGTTCCATGTTGGAATACCtctatttgaataataatcattttGAGGGGCAACTTCCTGCTGAGTTGGGTTTGCTgtctaatttgaaaaaattgaatgtaTGCAACAATAAACTATCCGGCCCTATTCCGGAGGAGATTGGAAACTTGTCTTTATTGGTTGATTTGGTGGCATACACCAACAATCTCACAGGCCAATTGCCTCGTTCTATTGGGAATCTTAAGCATCTAACTTCACTTAGAGCTGGGCAAAATGCTATTTCTGGTAGCATACCAGCTGAAATAAGTGGATGCGTGAGCTTAAAATTACTTGGCCTTACCCAAAATAAGATAGGAGGGGAAATACCAAAAGAAATTGGGATGCTCGGGAAGTTGAAAGATCTGATTCTACAGTCTAATCAGCTTTCAGGGTTTATCCCAAAAGAACTTGGGAACTGTACAAGGCTTGTTACCCTTGCTTTGTATGAGAATGCTCTTGTGGGATCTATACCTAAGGAGATTGGGAACCTCAAATCTTTGAGGATGTTGTACCTCTATAGAAATAAGCTGAATGGAACAATTCCAAGGGAGATTGGGAATCTTTCTCTGGCATTAGAAATTGATTTCTCGGAAAACTATTTGACCGGTGAGATTCCCTCTGAGTTCAGTAAGATCACAAACCTAAGTTTACTATACCTTTTCCAGAACCAGCTTAAGGGTGTTATACCAAATGAGCTCAGTAGCTTGAGGAACTTGACAAAAGTTGACCTCTCAATCAATAACCTCACAGGTTCTATTCCAACTGGGTTTCAGTATTTGACTAACATGACCCAGTTACAGCTTTTTGACAACTCTCTTACTGGTAGCATTCCCCAAGGGCTTGGTCTTTACAGCCGACTTTGGGTGGTTGATTTCTCTAAGAACCAACTAACAGGAAGGATACCTCCTCATCTTTGCCGGCATTCTTACCTGATGTTGTTGAATCTGGAGTCCAATAAACTATATGGAAATATCCCTACTGGGATCATCAATTGCCAATCTTTGGTGCAACTTCGTCTGGTCAGAAACAGACTTACTGGGAGCTTTCCATCGGACTTGTGCAAATTAGCGAACCTTTCAGCTGTTGAATTGGATCAAAACGGGTTCAGTGGTCTAATTCCCCCAGCTGTTGGGAACTGCAAAAAGTTGCAGAGGCTTCATATTGCCAACAATTACTTTACATCAGAGTTGCCTAAGGAAATAGGAAATCTGTCTCGATTGGTGACTTTTAATATTTCCTCGAACTTGCTTGTGGGAAGGATTCCGCCTGAAATTGTTAATTGCAAGATGCTTCAACGGCTTGATCTCAGCAACAATAGTTTTATAGATGCATTACCAAATGAGCTTGGAATCCTTTCGCAGTTGGAGATTCTCAGATTATCTGAAAACCATTTCTCCGGAGATATACCTTTGGCATTGGGAAACCTCTCCCGTTTGACAGAGTTGCAGATGGGTGGAAACTCATTTTCTGGCGAAATACCTCCTGAGTTGGGCTCCCTTTCAAGCTTGCAGATTGCATTGGATCTCAGTAATAACAATCTCACTGGGAGAATACCAGCAGAGCTTGGCAATCTTAGTTTACTGATATACCTATTCCTCAATAATAATCAATTGAGTGGTGAAATTCCAGACACATTTAAAAATCTGTCTAGTTTATTGGGTTGCAATTTCTCATACAATAACCTTGCTGGACCTTTACCTTCTGGATCACTGTTTAGTAACATGGCCATCAGCAGCTTCATTGGGAACAAAGGGCTTTGTGGCGGCCTTCTTGTAGATTGCGGTGAACTTCTATCCTCACCGTCTGTTCCATCTCTGGAAAGTGTTGATGCTCCTCGGGGTAAAATTATTACAGCAACCGCAGCTGCTGTGGGTGGCATTTCTCTCATTCTAATTGTAATTCTTTTGTATTTCATGAGACGTCCAGCTGAGACGCATCCTTCCTTGCAAGATAAGGACATTCCATTTCCAGATTCAGACATCTATTTCCCTCCAAAAGAGGGGTTCACCTTCCAAGATCTGGTTGAGGCCACAGAAAATTTCCATGACAGTTATGCTGTTGGAAAGGGAGCTTGTGGAACAGTTTATAAAGCAGTTATGCATTCTGGACAGATTATTGCTGTTAAGAAACTAGCATCTAACAGGGAGGGGAACAACATTGAGAACAGTTTTCGGGCTGAGATTTTAACTCTTGGAAAGATTAGGCATCGTAACATTGTAAAGCTATACGGTTTCTGCCGTCATCATGGTTCCAATCTGCTTCTATATGAGTACATGGCTAGGGGCAGCTTGGGTGAAATGCTTCATGGGGCCTATTGTAGTTTGGAATGGCCAACTCGGTTCACAATCGCTCTTGGAGCAGCTGAAGGTCTTTCTTATTTGCATCACGATTGCAAACCAAGGATTATTCACCGTGATATAAAGtccaataatattctaattgaTGATAGCTTCGAAGCCCATGTTGGTGACTTCGGTTTGGCTAAAGTAGTTGACATGCCTCAATCTAAATCAATGTCTGCAGTTGCAGGATCATATGGGTACATTGCACCAG AATATGCATACACTATGAAGGTTACAGAAAAATGTGACGTCTATAGCTATGGGGTTGTTCTATTGGAGTTGCTGACAGGGAAAACCCCTGTACAGCCACTAGATCAAGGGGGTGATCTTGTCTCGTGGGTGAGAAAGTACATTCGGGATCATTCATTGATATCTGAGATACTTGACCCCAGATTGAACCTTGAAGACAAGAGTACAGTCGCTCACATGCTTACTGTCTTAAAAATTGCTTTGATGTGCACGAGTATGACTCCTTTGGACCGACCATCAATGCGAGAAGTCGTCTTGATGCTTATAGAGTCTAATGAGTGA